Below is a window of Gossypium hirsutum isolate 1008001.06 chromosome A12, Gossypium_hirsutum_v2.1, whole genome shotgun sequence DNA.
TTCACTATCTTGATGCCACTTTTAGCTACAACAAACTCGGACCTCATACTAACAGGAATGTATCGAGATAAGGATCTTCCAACTTGAGAAAGAGGAACACCCATAGAAGTTGCAACTGCTGCTGCTGCACATGCATTGACAGCCATATGCAGACCCAAAGTCGGAATCACAAATTCCACCCTGGATATGAAGCCAATAAGCTGTTTATGTATCAAAGGCATAAATAGTTTCAAGTGATTTATATCAAATAAGATGCAATCCTAGAAAAGAAGCCCAAACTACAGAGTACAAACCTAAACATTCTGCATGTTTTGGTCTTTATGAAATAGTTGTTGATAAGGAAAAGTTACAATTtacccaaaaaagaaaattgatatCTGGTTTGAGTCCTAGCTCTTAGATCTCATTTGCCACTAATTTTGTTACTTTGCATTCCATTTATAATTATATTCCAATGTATTTTTAATCACCATTGATAGATAGGCCCTACTCTTGTGAATGGTGATGATGAATGTATTGAACAATAGCACAACCCTTTGGTACCAACTGATCATTCACTTCAGTTTCGAAAAGTGGATTTCAAAGCAAGAATGTAACTGTTTTCGTCAAAATCTCAACTCTAAAAGGGAACCATTCATTGAGAGAAAAATTCCTGCTTTTCAATTGATTTTCCAGAGTGGCCCCAAATAATTAGTAAGGATCTATTCATTTCAAACACTCTTTGGTCCAAGAGTGGTTCAATTTGAAAAAGAAGAACTTACATCTCCATGTTTTTCTGTAAGACAACTCGAACTCCAACACTGCCACCACTGCCTACCCTTTCTGCTGCTACCAACCGAACATCAGACTCCAAACTCCGACCAAAAAGCACCTGAAGCAGAGGAAAAAGTCAAACTACAGGGCCAGCTACGATGGAAGGCAAAAAATAGAAACCACATTATTGACTGCCAAGATTAACTGGAGAAACATACAGCTTAGACAGTCCAAAGACTTGGACTCACCTTTTACCATGAAACCATTTAAAAGCATGCTGCTAATAATTGCTTGAATACTATGACACGTCTATGATAAGGCAGGGGGAAGAGCCCAAATTTTAGTATCTCATACAGTGTGGCTCTTAGAAAGCATAAGCTAATGCCAATGCAGTGTGTAATGTTATATATACTAGGCTTCTAATAGTTTAACTGACATGTATAACACAAGTGCCGGAAGAACACGATTAGTGTGACACAAGCCTATCTTACCCTTCTAGCTCCTTGTGGAACTGGAATGCTCTTGACAAAAGGATCATCAGCATTGGCTACACATATATCTCCTGGCTTTGCTTCTTGGAACATCTCCCCTTTAGCCATTGCAACTCCCTCCAAGCTTACAAGATTCTCCAAATGAGCAGTGGCCACTTTAAGAATCACTCTAATATCAGGCCTCCCTAGCCGTGTCAATTCCAATAACTGTCCTTTCCGATTCATTCCCATCTCCAAAACTGCTATCCCTGCATCCCTAGGAATCGTTATCAATGAGAGAGAAACCCCGAATGTATTATTCCAGTGCTCATAACTATGATAAACTTTACTCCCTAAACTCTCAAGCGCCAAAGCTATCATAGCTTTTGTGCTAGTTTTCCCAACGCTTCCCGTAACTGCTATCACTTTACCGACAAACCTGTTCCTTGCAAATGCTGCCATCTTCAGCAATGAACTTACAGTGTCGCCATCAACCTGGACGAAACCCATTTCCCAATTCTCGCAAACACGGTTTCCAATTACCCCGACACATCCACTTTTCGATAAATCAAGGGTTATAAAATCATGGGCATCAACATTTTCCCCGGTAATGGCGAAGAACCATTGGCCCGGTTCTATGGTTCTGGTATCAATAGAAATGGTTCCTGGAGGACCCCATTTTACAATCTTGCCACCGACAGCTTGGGCTATGTCGGTGACAGTCCAAAGTGGGGAATTTGAAGGAGCACGGCGGGTATTTTGGGCACTGCAGCTGCAAGTTTTTGAGGTGTTTTTCCTGGTCGTAGGTGAAACCAGAAGCTTTACATGGTGACGGGTAGTTAAGGACTTTGAAATGGAAGGTTTTGTGAGAAAGAAAGTGTAGGGAAATGGAAAGGCGGCCATGGAATTGAAGCTCAATTGTAGTTTCAAAAATTTCTGTCGTCCAAGCTAACAAGATTGTAGTGGTTTTATTGGTTTTAGGAATCGACAATTCTTGGCATAGTATGGAGTATTATAGAGTAATCATCGAAGCTACAAGTGTATTAG
It encodes the following:
- the LOC107931220 gene encoding UDP-N-acetylmuramoyl-tripeptide--D-alanyl-D-alanine ligase, producing the protein MAAFPFPYTFFLTKPSISKSLTTRHHVKLLVSPTTRKNTSKTCSCSAQNTRRAPSNSPLWTVTDIAQAVGGKIVKWGPPGTISIDTRTIEPGQWFFAITGENVDAHDFITLDLSKSGCVGVIGNRVCENWEMGFVQVDGDTVSSLLKMAAFARNRFVGKVIAVTGSVGKTSTKAMIALALESLGSKVYHSYEHWNNTFGVSLSLITIPRDAGIAVLEMGMNRKGQLLELTRLGRPDIRVILKVATAHLENLVSLEGVAMAKGEMFQEAKPGDICVANADDPFVKSIPVPQGARRVLFGRSLESDVRLVAAERVGSGGSVGVRVVLQKNMEMVEFVIPTLGLHMAVNACAAAAVATSMGVPLSQVGRSLSRYIPVSMRSEFVVAKSGIKIVNDAFNANPVSTKAGIDTLKNIDCDGKRVAILGDMFELGTHEIEYHEEVLNYCHDACIDVVAFAGQRFHLAADNMNLMKKMKVVHAVETENLIPKILNCLNMNDVVLVKGGCQMQMVKVVDAIKAMPRFTQPSCSGLEN